In Fusarium oxysporum f. sp. lycopersici 4287 chromosome 13, whole genome shotgun sequence, the DNA window AGAATGCCTTATTCATATGCCAGAGGTACAGCCAGGCGATACAGTCTGGTGGCATTGCGATGTAAGTGATTTCCATTCTCATTGTTTTCGTGCAATTTTTTGACAAAAGTAACTTCAAGGTTTGCCATGCTGTTGATACCGAGCATCTTGGAAAGAACAACGCGTCGGTGGCCTTCATCGCTGCGTGCCCTACAACACCAGCGAATGAAGCCTACGTTAGAGACCAGCTACTTGCTACACTAGAAGGACGACCTTCTGCTGATTACGCAGATGGGAATGACCTGGACGAGAGGACACTGAAGGGATATGTGGGCCTGGATGGTCTAGATGCTGAAGCACGCAGGGCTTTCGGATTCCACCTACTGTAAATACACAGTCTAGTGACAAAATAAGCTGGTCAAAGGGCAGGCTAAGATCATCATAAACTACCCTAAACTCCCATAAAATACTTTAACATTGCCTTGGTCTTTTTTGCCTCTTAGGACTCTAGTGTCAAGCTTTCTTCCACCTTATAATTTGCTTCAATTCAACCGAAAAAGGTTGAAATCTGCCGTGATCAGCAAAATTTAGAGTCGCATTGTGCATGTAATGAACTCGTCATCAAAGTCTAGGTGGTGAGGAGAATGATGTATGACTGATATCATCAATTGGTCCGTCGCGAAGAACGTCAGCACATAAGCCTATCACAAATAGAACATTCTCTTGTGATTCAGAATCACAAAAAATCTTTGAATCCAAATTACATTAATCTTACCTAAAACTAACACTGAAACATGTCTACCGCCATTGTTGTCGGAGCGACAGGTACGTGGTATCCCCAGCTTGGTAGCTGTCTTTCTCACCATCGTAATAGGCATTCTTGGACGTGAAATCGTTCATCAGCTGGGTCAAAACCCCCAGAAATGGAGCAAAGTCTACTCCCTCTCGCGCTCTCAGAAAGAAGAGTTCCCTTCCAATGTTGAGCACAGACACATCGACCTCACCGGGAACGCCGATGAGGTAGCCAAGAACCTGCAGGGTATCACGGCTGAATACGTCTTCTTTGCCGCTTACCTCCAGGAGGCAGATGAACAGAAGAACTGGGATGTCAATGGCGATATGTTACAAGCCTTCCTAGATGCCCTCGTCAAGAACGGCATTGACAAGAGACTCAAGAGATTCCTACTAGTGACGGGCGCGAAGCAGTATGGTGTCCATCTCGGACCTGTCAAGAATCCTATGCTTGAGTCTGATCCTTGGCAGACTGACCAGTCAACTTTTCCGCCCAATTTCTACTACCGTCAGCAGGATATCCTGAAGAAATTCTGCGACAAGTCCAACGGCCGTGTTAGCTGGAATGTGACCTATCCCAATGATGTCATTGGCTATGCGCGAGGAAACTTCATGAATCTTGCAACGGCAGTTGGCATCTACGCGGCAACCGGCAAAGAGCTTGGTAAAGATCTTGTCTTCCCTGGATCTGAGAGGTTCTACACTGGATTTGACTGTTTCACAAGCGCCGACCTTCATGCAAAGTTTTGTGAATGGGTCGTGCTCGAATCTTCGGCTGCCAATGAGGCTTTCAACGTCGTCaatggtgatgttgagagTTGGCAGAGCCTATGGCCTAAAGTCGCAGAACGATTCGGGATGAAGGTTGATGCCTCCCAATTCCAGCAATCTCACTCGTTGAGCTCATCTACAGATTTAAATCTCGTACCTCCCATCAGCTTGCATGAGGAGAAGTCGGGACTCAAAGGTATCACCACACCAGGCAAGATGGAGCAGACCATCGATTTGGTGAAGTGGAGCCAGCAGTCGGAGGTCAAGGAAGCTTGGAAGAAACTCGCTAAGCGAGAGGGCTTGGATGAGAAAGCACTGGAAGAGGCTACGTGGGGATTCCTCGGTTTTGTGCTGGGCAGGAATTATGATCTCGTGATTAGTATGAGCAAAGCGCGAAAGCTTGGTTGGACTGGGTAAGTTGAACGCCTTTCGGAAATGCTGAGTCTTGCTAATGTTGAATAAGATATGAGGATAGTTGGGAGGGCCTGAGCAAGGTTTTCGATACACTGAAAGATGCCAAAGTTCTTCCCTGAGCTTGTTGCTTTATGACAAGTTGCCAAGTCAAGCCGCCTAGTATCTATAACAAGATGGATAGTTTAACAAATTCTCAAAACCTGAAATCCATTCATGTAACAGCTTCATTTATCCTTTGCCTCAAGACTCGAGCAGCATGGCGAGCTAGTAGGTTATGTGACTCAACAGCGTCGAGCAAGACAAGCCCAGCTTCAATAGCCTCGAGGTACTCCCGGTTGTCCTTCGAGCTGGTACTTTGGAATTCCCGCAGCAGAAACATAGCGGAAGAGTAAATATGATACGAGAGTGCCCTTATGATTCAGTATGCTGCCAGGGAGCTCAGGGGTGGGGTTGTCTTACCACTGCTTTCTGGTTGAAGCTGGCTGGTCCCAGCTTCGATTAATCCAAATGAGGCTCATGGCAGACGTGACGCTGACTGTTCGTGCCCAATGATATTCCTCGGGAGATGATAGCCACTGGTTTTGGAGAACGTGGTTGATGTGCATTCTAAGGTGCAACAGCACGAGAGTCAAGTCGTAGCGCTGCCATTTGATCCACGGTTGAGTAGTCTCCAGGGCTTGTATGTCTGTGTTAGTGGCTGAGTCACTCTCGGGTTGCAAGTGGCTAGGCAACGTGTCAATGATACTTGCTAACCCCTCATCCGCAGCCTTGACGATGTCGACAACACTATTCAGTGACTTTGAGCCGTATTTCAGTGATATGCGAAATGTGTATATGACTTGGGATGTCCGAGCCATGAAGATGTGATAGTGGACGGGGTCTACAAGACCTCCCTGTGGCGCGGGATGGGGAATCGATGGTAGGGGGACTTTGGAGTCGGATTCGTCTATAACTGGTGATTGATGCGTCAAGTTCAACCTGATTGTAAAGCAAGTAATCAGCCTTTGGAGCCATATTGATGACATGTAACCTTACCACTCGCAGATTACTAGCGTCCACCATAGACGACGCTCTGCTTCAATGCTGAGGTGCTGTCCTTCTCTTTTGTCATTATCTTGACCTAAGCGTAGAGTTTGGGCGATCCGAATCGCAGAAACTCGCAAGTGATGACCCATCTCCGAATCTCCACGGTTGTTGAAGGTCATGCACAGAACAGCTATTGCTTGTACATTGTGTACATTGGCGACTCGCAGGAAGTCTGCTTTGTGTAGACAGAATATGGCAGCGTCGTACCAATTTCGAGACACCTGTTCCATGGGAAGGTCATTCGGTAGCTGCAGACTTTGAGCTTCATTgtcttccatcatcaaaaGTGCTGTCTGCACCGCCCGTCAGTAGTTTTACTGGTACCTGTCAGACATATCTCAACTTACACTGAGGACACTGAAGTAGAGAGCGAGCCATGAAACGTCAGCCTTATCGAGTGCTAAAGCTTTCTCTAGACTGCCGACAAAATGGTCACATTCGTCCTTGAACTGAGGATACTCCAGGGCATAATGTACCCAAGAGTTCCACGTCCTGTCAAATTCTACAAGTTTCTTGCTAGTATCTTCATCGGGCAGTATGATATCCGCCCAGTTCAATACAGATGACCTGTCGATGTTGGATTCCGAGGCAAGGCTTTCCCAtaagccatcatcaagctcaccTGGGGTGTACTCTACATCATCCAGTGAGTTTTCGAATTGTTGAGCCTGTGCAACATTCATGGTTGGTTGGCGGCCTTCCCGCGActtgagtgccatgatctcTCGTCGTAGACGGTGATTCTCTTCCTTGAGCTCTTGGTATGTTGGAGTTTCGGGACCGCCTTGCCATCTGTTATCTTATCAGCTTCAATAAAAAAACAAAATGAGGATGATTCACAGACGTGGTCACCTGGCCGCGAATAAGGACCATTTCCCTGACACATGATTCAGCCTGGCCACGCTTGATGCACCGTGAGCAAGGAACAGATTTATCGCATTTGACTTTACGAGATGAGCATGACAGGCAACTCCGCGGCGCTCGCTGCGTCGATCGAAGGGCCACTGCATCACTTGAACGATGCTCCATACTGACTCCCTCAAAGGTATCACAAAGGTTAGGTGGTGAGGAATGAGGGGGGCCTGGTCTCAAACTCAACCGAGCTGACCCGATAATCACCTGCGTTGTGATTGGATAGTTATACGCGGACGTGACGCTTATCAGAGCTGCCCCACGGCATTTGAGCTTTCCAATGTAAGCATATGAAGATCAACCTACACTCTTCTCTATTTCCCTTTACTGTGTGTTAACGTCTCGTTTCAATTATTCAAGATGCCATCTCTCGTGGTGTTCCGCGGTGCAGCTATTCACTCTCTTGACCTCCAAACTCTGGAATTTGTTGACGATGCaactctcatcatcagcaacGGCGTCATCACAGGATTTTGGAAGAACCCTGCCGATGTCCCCAAAGATGCGTTTCCCTCAGATGCCAAAATCCATACTCTTTCTCATGGTGAATTTCTGATTCCGGGATTCGTCGACACTCATAATCACGCTCCTCAATGGCCGATGCGGGGTCTTGGCCAAGGCCTTCACATCCTCGATTGGCTCGACCAGGTGACGTTTCCCTTCGAAGCGCGCTTCTCTGATCCACAGTACGCGAAAAAGATGTATGAACATACCGTTCAGGACTTTCTGCGACAGGGAATCACGACTGCTTCGTACTATGGCTCCCGTCACGCTGAAGCGACGCGCATTCTAGCGGATATATGTCACGCGAAAGGCCAGCGCGCGTTTGTCGGAAAATGTAACATGGACAGAAATGCACCAGATTATCTTCGTGAGCAAAGTGCAGGGGACTCTCTTCGCGAGACCAAGGAGTGCATTGCTCATATTCGTGCCCTGAGCCCCGCTGGAGACGGTGAAGAGGGGTTGGTGAAGCCGGTTGTTACGCCAAGATTCGCAATCTGCTGCACTGACGAACTTCTTCGTGGGCTTGGTGATATGGTACAGGCAGATGATACTCTGGCCATGCAAACACATTTCAACGAAGCCCAGCAAGAAATTGATTTCACCAAGGAGCTCTTCCCGCAGTTCAAAGGGAGCGAGGCTGATTTGTATGAGAGTTACGGACTTCTTAACAAGCGCAGCATCCTTGCTCACTGCACCATCATGACCGACTACGAAAAGGAACGTCTTGAAGCACTGAAATGTGGCATCGCCCACTGTCCCATTGCCAACATGACAGTCGGCGGTGGTTTCATGGTAGCACCTATCCGCGATTTCCTCCGTCGCGGAATTAAATGCGGTCTTGGTACCGATAGTGGAGGCGGCTGGGCATCTCAGATGTTAGCAGTCATCAGACAAGCGATGATAGCTTCAAATGCCCGCGAGGTTATGTCCAAGGGCGAAGACAAGGCTCTTTCACTTGAGGAAGTATTCTACCTCGCAACTATGGGGGGCGCCAAGGTCCTATGTCTCGAAAACAAGATCGGAAACTTTGAAATTGGTAAGGAGTTCGATGCTATTTGGGTGACTACCACGACAGGACTACAGTCTGCTATGACTCCaagagaggaggaagactCACTGAGAGGATTGTTTGAGAAGTATGTTATGACGGGTGATGACAGGAATGTGGCACAGGTATTTGTCAAGGGCCGCAGAGTGGCAGGTAGCCAAGAGTACAATTAGTTCCGACAGTCTCTAGGATCTTCATAGGGTTAATAAAAGACCCTGTATACAAGATTGTGACGCATCAATCAATCATTTATGCCCTCATGCTCACAGCGACTCGTCTTAACAGATCATCACTACCGCCTGCCTCGGGGAGCAGGAAAGCTCCAGACATTGAGGAAGGGTATGAAAGTATACTCATCAAAGAACCCCGAAGATTACGACGGTCTACATAAGTCTTATTTGCCTCCCCTAACGCCACTAACACATGGCTACCCTTCAGCCTCACCTTCGtccctcaacctcaagcacGCGGCATGCTGCAGAGGTTCACTTTTCGCACTTAACCTATTCTATTTTATGGCATGATTTTATTTTCGGGCATGCTAGCTATGTTCGAGATACTGAAAGCTGACCTGCTGCAGACCAAAACTCGACACTAATAATTGCCCTCcgcagccttcttctttagttcctcctcgagcttcttACATGGATCGCATAAGATGCTAGTCTCCAGACTCACGTGGTCCCTTGTCTCCACGCAACCTGGTTCTCCTTTAAGCTTGTGCTCACATTCTTTCTTGACCTCAGTCTTGAACAAAAGGTGGTGGCAGGAGCCGAAGTGGTATACATCTGTAGTAACGCACATAGTTATTGCAATACTAAGGGATATGATTGTTAAGTTGTTTTCAAGATTAGTTCCGATATCTTGTCAGGATAAATTGATTATCAAGAGTATGAAAGGTTGAAGGTTGGGGAGGACCAAGCGGGATACGAAAATACTTATATGTTTTTTGAGCCTCTGAGTCACTTCGTGGTAATATCATTTCTCGGATCGTGGATACCTCTATAGCATGGAGAGTGATGCCCATTTCTTGTCTAAATTAGCTGCCCGGGGGCGACTCCTCCCAGAGATAATCAGAGACGAGCCTGTAGACAATGTGAATAATGGCGAATCAATCCATCCCTCAACTAGATACTTCGTATATGAAAAGTATCTTAAATATCACCAAGACTAACTACTTGAGTCCGGCAAAGAAATGAACCACAGTTACAATAGACCTAGGcgtctcttcctctcatctTCCGGCTCCTGACATGGTAGGCAAGGTCGATACCACGTGTACCATTCATCTCCACATGTTATGTTGCATTGTTCCGTTCCTTTTTGAGGGCaaggctcttcttcatggtGCCAAGAGATTAGGTGACCGCAAGTTCCCCAATATCGTATTGTTGTAGTTTTGCACATTTTGTTTCAGAGTCAAATGATGGCAACTTTGATCGTAGTTTGCTCTATCATAAGGTGGACGTGTGGGAAATCTATTCCTGGGATATTGAAACTGTTGAAAAGGGGGGTCTGAGGGAAGCATTTTATACTTGGAGCGACCCTCCGAATCAGGATATGTGATTTTTGTATCTAAGTCACAGCTCTTTTTATGGATTCTAGAAAAGCGTACCTCAAATTACAACGTGTGTGTATCATATCCGTCCACGGTATTCTAAGTCTCGATTTCCCCTCAAGCTATAAGCGTGTagccttcttcctctcctcctcttccgccAGCTTCTTCGCTTCTTTGCATGGAAAACATTCCGTTTCTATAGACCTGCTTGGATTTAGTTCCAGGACAGCACAGTCTCCACTGTCCTTATTATCGCAGTCTAAAGTCCGGACCTCATGAGTGATTTCATGACCGCATTTGCCAATGACATGTGTGATGACGGAGATGCACATGTTGAGATTATTTGTGATTGTAGCGATCAAGTGGTTGCTTAGTTATGAGCTTCAAGTCAACGTAATACAACTCTAGGTTTAGTTTATAGCTAGACTAGCAATCACTTCCATGCATGCTAATTTATAGATACGATAGGTCACTGAATCAGTCAGAAAATTGATCTTGAGGAGCTTATAGCAACACGCTCGGTAAGCACCTAAAAGTTTTATctctatatataaacttGCGACTCTGCAAGATTTTGCAAAAATGGGAAAATGATCCAAGGAATCACTCTTGACTCCCGTGTCTTCTATGACTTGTCACTGGTGTAATGTCACTAATTGTCCATTAGATAAGACATTGATTGGCAATAACAACGTACCCCAGAGTGTATCGTGACGTAACACCAAGCACAATTACAAACAATAATGCGCTTTTGGGCACACGCATGACGCCTTAGCCCAGGTTGAAGACAGGTATGTTGGTACTGATGATCACGACAATGATGGGGTTAATTATGAATACAGTATCTTATGTTGTCGGGGGCGCAGACCCGCCTATTTTGTCGTAAGATACTTTAAAGCTTTTCCACTATTCTAGCCTTACATCTCTGCGCCTCCAGAACTTGAGGGTCCATAGGTTTGCTGATGATTCTGTAGATTCCTCTAGCGTCTAGTGTCCCTCCACCTGGAAGTTCACAAGTACTCAGAAAGGATTCTGGAGAAGCTGTTGCGAAATGCAAAGTCATTAAGGCGCTTCGGATTTCACCACCCTTTTCATGAAATAAAACTCGATATGCCAGACTTTACGCGGCTGTTGAGACCTTGTCGGGAGACTATCTAGGTCATAGAACTCTGCTGGGACTGCCAGCGGCCTTCCTTTACAGGCGGAAGCATGAAAATTGCGGATTTCACATCCCTTCAATATATCGCCATCCCGCCGAGAGTTTTGTTTGGATCCTACATCTACAATGGCGATGTAGATTGATTACCAAAGCTCAGACCACACTTACCACCGAGCTTGAAAGTGTTGTTTTTGCAGGATATTGCAATAAACGAAAGACACATACCAGGTGACAACAGCGATATTCCTGACTGTGTATTATTGCCTTGCGACTTCGAGATGATCAAAACTCTGATCGACTATGAGGAATTGTTTCCATGGCTTACTATCATCGCGTGGACGTCGGCAGTGGATATGCCAGAGCCATGGCAGTTCTAAGACCCTGCTTTCAAACTCGGTATTACTATTGAGTGTGTGAAGAATAGGTTGAAGTTGAAACCAGATGAGGAGTGGCTTGATGTGCTGGAAAGAAACTCATCGACGAAGTACTCTGATGCTGGTTCGGAGTGCTCAGAGACTGGCTCGGAGGAGTCTTCAGAGGAATAGTCGTAAAAGCATGGTGGAATATCCTACCTATTATTATGACTTCCATCATGCTCAGTACATGTGTTCTCAAATCATGCCAGTTGCAGTATGTGTATCTTGAAATGTCAATATCATTAAAGCTTCTATTTTCATTACTTAATCAACATTAAAGTCTTATCTATGCGCATCCATGCTCCTTTGTATCGTTCTCGTATAATCCTTTTCCGCGCTGCGTAGTGAAGGATTAGAGCTCGCTGCTGTATCTGGGTATCTTGGGTCTCTCTCCGCCGaatcatcaacctcgaccaCCACCGATGTCACGGTATCCATCTGAATAGCCGGTCCTCTCAGAGATTCTTGGCTGATGGTGCGTGTCATTCCCTTTCTACTTCTGTTCTCTGAACCGCTTGCCCTAGCAGGCCATGACCACCATCCTCCAGCGACGTTCTCATCTGTTTGTTGGCCCCCCTGGATCGAGATGGTGTTTCCGAACCGACGACTAGGTGTTTTGAGGAAGGCGAAGGTGCTCAAGCCAACATCATCGGACGAGACGTCGTACTTTGAGGCGAAGACGATGGTGTTTCGGGTTGTGCCAAACAGCAGGCAATCGAAGGAACCGTTGGATGCGATCATGGCACCCGCAAAGCAGAAGTAGCCGTTGGGCACATGCGCGCCAGCCATCGTCGCAATACGGCCAGCCGCGAGAGGGAGAGTACACATAACGTAGATGACGGGGTAGATCAGGAAGGCAGGGTTACGGCTGAGTTGGAGTTG includes these proteins:
- a CDS encoding guanine deaminase yields the protein MPSLVVFRGAAIHSLDLQTLEFVDDATLIISNGVITGFWKNPADVPKDAFPSDAKIHTLSHGEFLIPGFVDTHNHAPQWPMRGLGQGLHILDWLDQVTFPFEARFSDPQYAKKMYEHTVQDFLRQGITTASYYGSRHAEATRILADICHAKGQRAFVGKCNMDRNAPDYLREQSAGDSLRETKECIAHIRALSPAGDGEEGLVKPVVTPRFAICCTDELLRGLGDMVQADDTLAMQTHFNEAQQEIDFTKELFPQFKGSEADLYESYGLLNKRSILAHCTIMTDYEKERLEALKCGIAHCPIANMTVGGGFMVAPIRDFLRRGIKCGLGTDSGGGWASQMLAVIRQAMIASNAREVMSKGEDKALSLEEVFYLATMGGAKVLCLENKIGNFEIGKEFDAIWVTTTTGLQSAMTPREEEDSLRGLFEKYVMTGDDRNVAQVFVKGRRVAGSQEYN